A single window of Vigna unguiculata cultivar IT97K-499-35 chromosome 1, ASM411807v1, whole genome shotgun sequence DNA harbors:
- the LOC114178608 gene encoding probable methyltransferase At1g27930, translating to MKSRYPLQGKRWLVGLAVVGLVVVGLFLSTTGRSSETAYLCPGTLGIRTRKEFSYDPAPMQMRAILHYATSRVVPQQSVAEIKVSLDVIKSLGRPCNFLVFGLGHDSLMWASFNPGGTTVFLEEDPKWVHSILKDAPGLRAHTVHYRTQLRDANTLLTSYRTEATCNPTTAYLRGNKACKLALDNLPDEVYETEWDMIMIDAPKGYFAEAPGRMSAVFSAAVMARNRKEPGVTHVFLHDVDRKVEKLYAEEFLCRKNLVNGAGRLWHFKMPPSNDTFASRFC from the coding sequence ATGAAGAGCCGTTATCCGTTACAGGGGAAACGGTGGTTGGTGGGCCTGGCCGTGGTGGGCCTCGTTGTCGTCGGGCTTTTCCTCTCAACCACAGGCCGATCCTCGGAAACTGCTTACCTGTGTCCGGGCACGCTCGGGATCCGAACCCGAAAAGAATTCAGTTACGACCCGGCACCGATGCAGATGCGCGCCATTCTCCACTACGCGACCTCGCGCGTGGTGCCGCAGCAATCGGTGGCGGAGATCAAGGTCAGTCTTGACGTGATAAAGTCACTGGGCCGGCCATGCAACTTCCTGGTCTTCGGGCTGGGCCACGACTCCCTCATGTGGGCCTCGTTCAACCCGGGTGGCACCACGGTGTTCCTGGAGGAGGATCCGAAGTGGGTCCACTCGATCTTGAAAGACGCGCCAGGCCTGCGGGCTCATACCGTCCATTACCGTACGCAGCTTCGCGACGCCAATACGCTGCTCACCTCGTACCGCACCGAAGCCACGTGCAATCCTACGACGGCGTACCTGCGTGGCAACAAAGCGTGCAAGCTGGCGCTGGATAATCTCCCCGACGAGGTTTACGAGACGGAGTGGGACATGATCATGATCGACGCGCCCAAGGGGTACTTCGCGGAGGCCCCGGGGCGGATGTCGGCGGTGTTCTCCGCCGCTGTAATGGCGCGTAACCGGAAGGAACCCGGTGTGACGCACGTGTTCTTGCATGACGTGGATCGCAAGGTGGAGAAGCTTTACGCGGAAGAGTTTCTGTGTCGGAAGAATTTGGTGAATGGTGCTGGAAGGCTTTGGCACTTTAAGATGCCTCCTTCTAACGACACTTTCGCTTCTCGTTTCTGCTAG
- the LOC114176762 gene encoding alpha-ketoglutarate-dependent dioxygenase alkB isoform X1: MYGSENNRDDSERTAFRRAEKKYKLYYDNNASSKNKKKKQPKPVDLTEVLDFRAILECYLRNGALPPGVIVLHDNFTSPVFSLQNRPGFYFIPGALTIEKQCSLIKESLTDFPQPPNRTNHNAIYGPIQDVFGAAKEGKVLVEDNSPIPSSETGADIDNGDCKEWKFATQKEASLRKCKSVSASALLRKLRWSTLGLQFDWSKRNYDMSLPHNKIPEPLCELAKQLAKSALPAGVEFRPEAAIVNYFGLGDTLGGHLDDMEADWSKPIVSLSLGCKAIFLLGGKSREDTPLAMFLRSGDVVLMAGDARECFHGVPRIFTDEENAEIGHLETQLSHEDDLCFLKYIQTSRININIRQVF, encoded by the exons ATGTACGGGTCCGAGAATAACCGCGATGATTCTGAGCGAACCGCTTTCAGAAGAGCAGAGAAGAAATACAAGCTCTACTACGACAACAATGCCTCTTCCAAGAACAAAaa GAAAAAACAACCTAAACCAGTGGATTTAACGGAGGTTCTTGACTTCAGAGCCATTCTAGAATGCTATCTTCGAAACGGTGCGCTTCCTCCCGGTGTTATCGTTCTTCACGACAACTTCACCTCTCCGGTTTTCTCTTTGCAAAATCGCCCag gcttttattttattcctgGGGCATTAACCATAGAGAAACAATGTAGTTTGATAAAGGAAAGTTTGACTGATTTTCCGCAGCCCCCTAACAGAACAAATCACAATGCCATTTATGGTCCAATTCAGGATGTTTTTGGTGCTGCTAAGGAAGGGAAAGTTTTGGTCGAAGACAACTCACCAATTCCTTCATCAGAAACTGGTGCTGATATAGATAATGGAGATTGTAAGGAATGGAAATTTGCTACCCAAAAGGAAGCGTCGTTGCGAAAGTGCAAATCCGTTTCTGCTTCTGCGTTGCTTCGGAAGTTGCGATGGAGCACCCTGGGCCTGCAGTTTGATTGGTCCAAA CGGAATTACGATATGTCTCTCCCACATAACAAAATCCCTGAACCACTGTGTGAACTTGCCAAACAATTGGCCAAGTCTGCTTTACCTGCTGGTGTTGAATTCAGACCTGAAGCTGCAATTGTGAATTACTTTGGTTTAG GGGACACGCTGGGTGGTCACCTTGATGACATGGAAGCAGATTGGAGCAAGCCTATAGTTAGTTTAAG TCTGGGTTGCAAGGCTATATTTCTTTTGGGAGGAAAATCCAGAGAGGATACTCCTCTGGCAATGTTCCTTCGAAGTGGCGATGTGGTTCTCATGGCTGGAGATGCAAGGGAATGCTTTCATG GGGTTCCTCGAATCTTCACAGATGAAGAAAATGCTGAAATAGGGCATCTCGAGACACAGCTATCGCATGAAGATGATCTTTGTTTCTTAAAATACATCCAAACTTCTAGAATCAACATTAATATCAGACAAGTTTTTTGA
- the LOC114176762 gene encoding alpha-ketoglutarate-dependent dioxygenase alkB isoform X2, which produces MYGSENNRDDSERTAFRRAEKKYKLYYDNNASSKNKKKKQPKPVDLTEVLDFRAILECYLRNGALPPGVIVLHDNFTSPVFSLQNRPGFYFIPGALTIEKQCSLIKESLTDFPQPPNRTNHNAIYGPIQDVFGAAKEGKVLVEDNSPIPSSETGADIDNGDCKEWKFATQKEASLRKCKSVSASALLRKLRWSTLGLQFDWSKRNYDMSLPHNKIPEPLCELAKQLAKSALPAGVEFRPEAAIVNYFGLGDTLGGHLDDMEADWSKPIVSLSLGCKAIFLLGGKSREDTPLAMFLRSGDVVLMAGDARECFHVSRFFLTTRNWFHQCRRGSSNLHR; this is translated from the exons ATGTACGGGTCCGAGAATAACCGCGATGATTCTGAGCGAACCGCTTTCAGAAGAGCAGAGAAGAAATACAAGCTCTACTACGACAACAATGCCTCTTCCAAGAACAAAaa GAAAAAACAACCTAAACCAGTGGATTTAACGGAGGTTCTTGACTTCAGAGCCATTCTAGAATGCTATCTTCGAAACGGTGCGCTTCCTCCCGGTGTTATCGTTCTTCACGACAACTTCACCTCTCCGGTTTTCTCTTTGCAAAATCGCCCag gcttttattttattcctgGGGCATTAACCATAGAGAAACAATGTAGTTTGATAAAGGAAAGTTTGACTGATTTTCCGCAGCCCCCTAACAGAACAAATCACAATGCCATTTATGGTCCAATTCAGGATGTTTTTGGTGCTGCTAAGGAAGGGAAAGTTTTGGTCGAAGACAACTCACCAATTCCTTCATCAGAAACTGGTGCTGATATAGATAATGGAGATTGTAAGGAATGGAAATTTGCTACCCAAAAGGAAGCGTCGTTGCGAAAGTGCAAATCCGTTTCTGCTTCTGCGTTGCTTCGGAAGTTGCGATGGAGCACCCTGGGCCTGCAGTTTGATTGGTCCAAA CGGAATTACGATATGTCTCTCCCACATAACAAAATCCCTGAACCACTGTGTGAACTTGCCAAACAATTGGCCAAGTCTGCTTTACCTGCTGGTGTTGAATTCAGACCTGAAGCTGCAATTGTGAATTACTTTGGTTTAG GGGACACGCTGGGTGGTCACCTTGATGACATGGAAGCAGATTGGAGCAAGCCTATAGTTAGTTTAAG TCTGGGTTGCAAGGCTATATTTCTTTTGGGAGGAAAATCCAGAGAGGATACTCCTCTGGCAATGTTCCTTCGAAGTGGCGATGTGGTTCTCATGGCTGGAGATGCAAGGGAATGCTTTCATG TTTCAAGATTTTTCCTAACTACTAGGAATTGGTTTCATCAATGTCGCAGGGGTTCCTCGAATCTTCACAGATGA
- the LOC114174108 gene encoding uncharacterized protein LOC114174108: MGPVVLSQLATGLSVLAGAVIVKSVMDQKPMAGPFTRCPTCNGTGRVTCLCSRWSDGDVGCSTCSGSGRMACSSCGGSGTGRPLPAKIAIRPPSRPS; the protein is encoded by the coding sequence ATGGGTCCGGTGGTGCTCAGCCAACTAGCCACCGGTCTGAGCGTGCTCGCCGGAGCGGTCATCGTCAAGTCGGTCATGGACCAGAAGCCCATGGCCGGCCCATTCACTCGCTGCCCCACCTGCAACGGAACCGGTCGAGTCACATGCCTCTGTTCGCGTTGGTCCGACGGCGACGTCGGATGCTCCACGTGTTCCGGGTCGGGTCGCATGGCCTGCAGCAGTTGCGGCGGCTCCGGCACCGGTCGACCCTTGCCGGCCAAAATCGCGATTCGCCCTCCCAGCCGCCCCTCTTAA
- the LOC114176203 gene encoding uncharacterized protein LOC114176203, which yields MACRSMLRSSIIVEPFQFQNLHLNCNRGVRAGPFRRGKGVTLRCSHSETPSFQDDQGPPQEAVLKAISEVSKAEGRVGQTTNMVIGGTVSDDSTNEWLTLDQKVNSYPTVRGFTAIGTGGEDFVQAMVVAVESVIQQPIPQGRVKQKLSARGKYVSVNIGPVQVVSSEQVQAVYNAMRRDDRMKYFL from the exons ATGGCGTGCAGGAGCATGCTTCGTTCATCGATTATCGTGGAGCCGTTTCAATTCCAAAATCTTCATTTGAATTGTAACAGAGGCGTTAGGGCAGGTCCGTTTCGCCGGGGCAAAGGAGTAACCCTTCGTTGCTCTCACAGCGAGACGCCGTCGTTTCAGGACGATCAAGGTCCGCCTCAAGAGGCGGTGTTGAAGGCCATTTCCG AGGTGTCTAAGGCGGAAGGGAGGGTTGGGCAAACTACCAATATGGTTATTGGAGGCACTGTGTCGGATGATTCTACCAATGAATGGCTCACTTTGGACCAGAAG GTGAATTCATACCCAACTGTTCGAGGATTCACTGCAATAGGAACGGGAGGTGAGGATTTTGTGCAAGCCATGGTTGTTGCCGTGGAATCCGTAATACAGCAGCCTATTCCTCAG GGACGTGTGAAGCAGAAGTTATCTGCAAGAGGCAAATATGTATCCGTAAATATTGGGCCTGTACAAGTTGTTTCTAGTGAACAG GTCCAAGCTGTATATAATGCCATGAGAAGGGATGAcagaatgaaatattttttgtag
- the LOC114188681 gene encoding ranBP2-type zinc finger protein At1g67325 — protein sequence MSRVDNRNSSAAKRARTDGSRREDDWTCPSCGNVNFSFRTTCNMRNCTQPRPADHNSKSAAKPLQAPQGYSSAAPYLGSNAPSSIYLSVPPYGSSLFNGSSVPPYDVPFSGGSAYHYNYGSRLSAGSPYRPLHLSGPAPYTGGPVMGNGGIYGMPQLLDRYGLGVPIGPGTMGARPGFFHDDKSQKKDATRDNDWTCPKCGNVNFSFRTVCNMRKCNTPKPGSQASKSDKNSKQKMPEGSWKCEKCNNINYPFRTKCNRQNCGADKPAESDKSPSPSADQNDQ from the exons ATGTCTCGG GTTGACAACAGAAATTCCTCAGCCGCCAAGCGTGCCAGGACTGATG GTAGCCGTAGGGAAGATGATTGGACTTGCCCCAGCTGTGGTAATGTCAATTTCTCTTTCAGGACAACTTGTAACATGCGTAATTGCACTCAACCAAGGCCAGCTGATCATAATTCG AAATCTGCTGCCAAGCCTCTACAAGCTCCACAGGGTTATTCATCTGCAGCTCCTTATTTAGGTTCTAATGCTCCATCTTCTATATATCTTAGTGTCCCACCATATGGGTCTTCTCTGTTCAATGGATCATCAGTTCCTCCCTATGATGTTCCATTTTCTGGAGGATCAGCATATCACTACAATTATGGTAGTCGCCTTTCTGCTGGAAGTCCTTATAGACCATTGCATTTATCTGGACCTGCACCCTACACCGGTGGGCCAGTGATGGGAAATG GTGGGATCTATGGAATGCCCCAACTGTTGGATCGCTATGGCCTGGGTGTGCCTATTGGACCTGGGACAATG GGTGCCAGACCTGGATTTTTTCATGATGATAAGTCTCAGAAAAAAG ATGCAACTCGTGACAATGACTGGACATGTCCAAAATGTGGCAATGTCAATTTCTCATTCAGAACTGTCTGCAACATGAGAAAGTGCAACACACCTAAACCCGGATCTCAG GCCTCAAAGTCCGACAAAAATTCTA AGCAAAAGATGCCTGAGGGAAGCTGGAAGTGTGAAAAATGTAACAACATAAACTATCCTTTCAGAACCAAGTGCAACAGACAGAATTGTGGTGCTGACAAGCCTGCTGAGTCTGATAAATCTCCTTCACCATCTGCTGATCAGAATGATCAG TGA
- the LOC114195749 gene encoding squamosa promoter-binding-like protein 12, translating into MMEWNTKSLGQWDWEHLFFFNTKATENPRLPTTDCSSNEADREINVGVFYPSGGSACSGSELVHASSPRSSKSASNNSLSNGDSKASVLTLEGSQDDSTGKKELCPVETSQSAVPSPVSGEPLLTLKLGKRLYFEDVCAGSDSKKPSFEVPISSGKKYKTSGQNLQHPSCQVEGCGLDLSSAKDYHRKHRVCEAHSKSPKVLVAGLERRFCQQCSRFHALSEFDDKKRSCRKRLSDHNARRRKPQPDSVQLNPSALSSSPYDGRQMMSPFAFSRSATNMVWQDMHSSKLPQTKDFLPKPAKGFDKIPSIVSMFSDDNSGLLTSRSIAAKTIVPGLEDPNSISSCDPNGAQDVNRALSLLSSNSWGPYETKFLSLERSSRTSGINQSMTHSMTHQQQRLPLASSSEYWHTDHQQQPSPSTMSMCISFSDCDANNRFQDFQLLSAPYDSPFPCNHLE; encoded by the exons ATGATGGAGTGGAATACAAAATCTCTCGGACAATGGGACTGGGAGCACTTATTCTTCTTCAATACAAAAGCAACAGAAAATCCGAGGTTACCAACAACTGATTGTAGCAGCAACGAAGCAGATCGAGAAATCAATGTTGGGGTGTTTTATCCATCAGGTGGGAGTGCATGTTCTGGGTCTGAACTAGTACATGCTTCTTCACCAAGGAGCTCAAAATCAGCTTCCAACAATTCACTGTCAAATGGGGATAGCAAGGCATCGGTGTTGACTCTGGAAGGTTCTCAGGATGATTCCACTGGGAAGAAAGAACTGTGCCCAGTTGAAACTTCTCAATCAGCAGTTCCTTCTCCGGTCTCTGGTGAACCTCTGCTAACTCTGAAGCTTGGAAAAAGGTTGTACTTTGAGGATGTATGCGCAGGAAGTGATTCCAAGAAACCCTCTTTTGAGGTTCCAATTTCTTcaggaaagaaatataaaaccAGTGGTCAGAATTTGCAGCATCCAAGCTGCCAGGTGGAAGGTTGTGGCCTTGACCTTTCTTCTGCTAAAGATTACCATCGCAAACACAGAGTGTGTGAAGCTCATTCCAAATCCCCTAAGGTGCTTGTAGCTGGTTTGGAGCGCCGGTTTTGCCAGCAATGTAGCAG GTTCCATGCTCTGTCAGAGtttgatgacaaaaaaagaaGCTGCAGAAAACGTCTCTCAGATCATAATGCAAGGCGTCGCAAACCACAGCCTGACTCAGTCCAGTTAAATCCATCAGCTTTGTCTTCGTCGCCTTATG ATGGGAGGCAAATGATGAGCCCATTTGCATTTTCAAGAAGTGCTACAAACATGGTCTGGCAGGATATGCACAGCAGCAAGCTCCCCCAGACAAAAGATTTTCTTCCGAAGCCCGCAAAAGGCTTCGATAAGATACCCAGTATTGTGTCTATGTTTTCTGATGATAACAGTGGCCTTCTAACATCCAGAAGTATAGCAGCTAAGACTATTGTTccag GTTTAGAAGATCCCAATTCCATTAGTTCGTGTGATCCGAATGGTGCACAAGATGTTAACCGTGCTCTCTCTCTTCTGTCAAGCAATTCATGGGGTCCATATGAGACTAAGTTCTTATCCCTGGAACGCTCCTCTCGAACAAGTGGCATTAATCAGTCTATGACACACTCGATGACGCACCAGCAACAGCGTTTACCACTTGCTTCCTCTTCAGAATATTGGCACACTGATCATCAACAACAACCATCCCCTTCCACCATGAGCATGTGTATCTCATTCTCAGACTGTGATGCCAACAATCGCTTTCAAGACTTTCAGCTGTTGAGTGCACCCTATGACTCGCCTTTTCCATGCAACCATCTGGAATGA
- the LOC114175056 gene encoding non-specific lipid transfer protein GPI-anchored 1-like — MKRQSRVFAVMFVVAVAWCAVEGADEMATKCGKVIQDVIPCMGFASGKEAKPAEKCCDATSSIKQSNPECLCYIIQQVHKGSPEVKQMGIQEDKLLQLPSLCSVKNASITDCPKLLGLAPNSPDAAIFTNSSKVTPATSNTPSTTPQSQNASHGSMVVPSIPMLISLTVVLVAISPVFVSIYT, encoded by the exons ATGAAGCGGCAGAGCAGAGTGTTTGCGGTGATGTTTGTGGTGGCGGTGGCATGGTGTGCGGTGGAAGGCGCCGATGAAATGGCGACCAAGTGCGGGAAGGTGATTCAGGATGTTATTCCGTGTATGGGTTTCGCTTCGGGGAAGGAAGCGAAACCGGCGGAGAAATGCTGCGACGCAACCTCGAGCATAAAGCAGAGCAACCCAGAGTGTTTGTGCTACATCATTCAACAGGTCCACAAGGGTAGTCCAGAGGTCAAACAAATGGGGATTCAAGAGGACAAGTTGCTTCAACTCCCTTCCCTCTGTAGCGTCAAGAACGCCAGCATCACCGACTGTCCCA AGCTTCTGGGTCTAGCACCAAATTCCCCTGATGCTGCGATTTTCACGAACTCTTCGAAGGTAACTCCTGCAACATCGAACACACCAAGTACGACCCCACAAAGCCAAAACGCATCGCATGGAAGTATGGTTGTACCTAGTATTCCGATGCTGATAAGTTTGACCGTTGTTCTGGTTGCAATTTCACCGGTTTTTGTGAGCATTTATACATGA